A stretch of Actinomadura rubteroloni DNA encodes these proteins:
- a CDS encoding MFS transporter — protein MTTMTAAAAPARPASARTMWAILALVLLADALDVIDATVTNIAALTIAGDLNGGPDLIKWLGTAYMLAMGVLLMVGGRLGDKYGQRRLFLVGMAGFTAASAVAGLAPGPAPLLAARAAQGAFGALLIPQGMGIMTRTFSRAMLTKAFGLFGPLLGVATIGGPALAGLIISADVLGLSWRPIFLINVVLGVAGLAVAVRILPRDDGDRATVVDVRGSALLAGAMLGLLYGLIEGSGDGWGTVPVVSVVAGLVFFAAFARRQSTASDPLLRPSLLRNRGFTSGLVVGLTVFAATIGLVYVLSLFLQEGLRASPRAAALTLLPLTVGVIGSAFAAIGGLVARLGRTLVFVGLAVILAGCGWVLALVAASGTGVGLWTLTPAFFVIGVGLGCCYSTIFDVALGDIDPAEAGSASGSLSSIQQLASAIGSAAVTSIFLRGSAEGLDRAMTTSLLVVLGLIALSVPLVALMPRRAAQ, from the coding sequence ATGACGACCATGACCGCGGCCGCGGCGCCGGCCCGTCCGGCGTCGGCCCGGACGATGTGGGCGATCCTGGCGCTGGTGCTGCTCGCCGACGCCCTGGACGTCATCGACGCGACCGTCACCAACATCGCCGCCCTCACCATCGCCGGGGACTTGAACGGCGGGCCGGACCTGATCAAGTGGCTGGGCACGGCCTACATGCTGGCGATGGGCGTGCTGCTCATGGTCGGCGGACGGCTGGGCGACAAATACGGGCAGCGCAGGCTCTTCCTGGTCGGGATGGCCGGCTTCACGGCCGCGTCGGCGGTGGCGGGCCTGGCCCCCGGCCCGGCGCCGCTGCTCGCGGCGCGGGCGGCGCAGGGGGCGTTCGGCGCCCTGCTGATCCCGCAGGGCATGGGGATCATGACGAGGACGTTCTCGCGCGCCATGCTCACCAAGGCGTTCGGCCTGTTCGGACCGCTGCTGGGCGTGGCCACCATCGGCGGCCCGGCACTGGCCGGGCTCATCATCAGCGCGGACGTGCTCGGGCTGTCGTGGCGTCCGATCTTCCTGATCAACGTGGTCCTCGGCGTGGCCGGTCTCGCGGTGGCCGTCCGGATCCTCCCGCGCGACGACGGCGACCGCGCCACGGTCGTGGACGTCCGGGGCTCGGCTCTGCTCGCGGGCGCGATGCTCGGCCTGCTGTACGGGCTGATCGAGGGGTCCGGCGACGGGTGGGGCACGGTTCCGGTCGTCTCGGTCGTCGCGGGCCTGGTGTTCTTCGCCGCGTTCGCGCGCCGTCAGTCGACGGCGTCCGATCCGCTGCTCAGGCCGTCGCTGCTGCGGAACCGCGGCTTCACGTCCGGCCTGGTCGTCGGGCTCACCGTCTTCGCCGCGACGATCGGGCTGGTCTACGTCCTGTCGCTGTTCCTCCAGGAGGGCCTGCGCGCCTCGCCGCGCGCGGCCGCCCTGACCCTGCTGCCGCTGACGGTGGGCGTGATCGGGTCGGCGTTCGCCGCGATAGGCGGCCTGGTCGCCCGGCTGGGCCGGACGCTGGTCTTCGTGGGGCTGGCGGTCATCCTGGCCGGCTGCGGGTGGGTGCTCGCCCTGGTCGCCGCCTCGGGCACCGGCGTCGGCCTGTGGACGCTCACGCCGGCGTTCTTCGTGATCGGCGTCGGGCTGGGCTGCTGCTACAGCACGATCTTCGACGTCGCCCTGGGCGACATCGACCCCGCCGAGGCGGGCAGCGCAAGCGGGTCGCTCAGCTCGATCCAGCAGCTCGCGTCCGCAATAGGATCGGCGGCGGTGACCTCGATCTTCCTCCGGGGCTCGGCGGAGGGCCTGGACCGCGCCATGACGACCAGCCTGCTCGTCGTGCTCGGCCTGATCGCCCTGAGCGTCCCGCTCGTCGCGCTGATGCCCCGCCGCGCCGCGCAGTGA
- a CDS encoding YciI family protein encodes MRYLVSVIDDKDDPGSTDRGPAISAFNKRLMAEGHWVFAGGLADTDAATVVDSRGEQAVFSDGPFLESKEYLAGVWVWEAPDLDVALALAAEASEICDRKLEVRPFL; translated from the coding sequence ATGCGGTATCTGGTTTCGGTGATCGACGACAAGGACGACCCCGGCAGCACGGACAGGGGCCCCGCGATCAGCGCGTTCAACAAGCGGCTGATGGCCGAGGGCCACTGGGTCTTCGCGGGCGGGCTGGCCGACACCGACGCGGCCACGGTCGTGGACAGCCGGGGCGAGCAGGCGGTGTTCAGCGACGGGCCGTTCCTTGAGTCCAAGGAGTACCTGGCCGGCGTCTGGGTGTGGGAGGCCCCGGACCTGGACGTGGCGCTCGCCCTCGCCGCCGAGGCGTCGGAGATCTGCGACCGGAAGCTGGAAGTGCGGCCGTTCCTGTGA
- a CDS encoding RNA polymerase sigma factor codes for MTDADAAVTRAHRDEWARVVAGLTRRFGDLDIAEEAAAEAFATAVQRWPADGVPPNPGAWLTTTANRKAIDRIRRESKRDDKHKEARTVFDDDPPEPVGAIDDDRLRLIFTCCHPALAMPTRVALTLRMLGGLTVTEIARAFLVQETAMERRITRAKAKIKVAGIPYRVPSAEDLPGRLSGVLAVLFLVFNEGYLATGPGTDPVRHDLTAEAIRLTRLIRALLPDDGEVAGLLALMLLTEARRTARVSGSGELVPLAEQDRGAWDASLIAEGHRLVRERLAAAAAGTAPGRYQILAAINAVHTSVRDIRDTDWSQVVALYDQLVRLDPSPIVALNRAIAVAELDGPDVALAAVDRLEDQLADYHAYHATRADLLRRLGRSAEARTAYDRAIQLAGNTAETAYLTRRRDQLH; via the coding sequence GTGACCGACGCCGACGCCGCGGTCACCCGCGCCCACCGGGACGAGTGGGCGCGGGTGGTCGCCGGTCTGACCAGGCGTTTCGGCGATCTCGACATCGCCGAGGAGGCCGCCGCCGAGGCGTTCGCGACCGCCGTCCAGCGGTGGCCGGCCGACGGCGTGCCGCCCAACCCGGGCGCCTGGCTGACCACGACCGCCAACCGCAAGGCGATCGACCGGATCCGCCGGGAGAGCAAGCGCGACGACAAGCACAAGGAGGCCCGGACGGTGTTCGACGACGATCCTCCCGAGCCGGTCGGCGCCATCGACGACGACCGGCTCCGGCTGATCTTCACCTGCTGCCATCCGGCGCTGGCGATGCCGACCCGCGTGGCGCTGACGCTGCGGATGCTCGGCGGGCTGACCGTCACCGAGATCGCCCGCGCGTTCCTGGTGCAGGAGACCGCGATGGAGCGGCGGATCACCCGCGCGAAGGCCAAGATCAAGGTGGCGGGGATCCCGTACCGGGTGCCGTCCGCCGAGGACCTTCCGGGCCGCCTGTCGGGTGTCCTCGCCGTCCTGTTCCTGGTGTTCAACGAGGGCTACCTGGCGACCGGCCCCGGCACCGATCCCGTGCGCCACGACCTGACGGCCGAGGCGATCCGCCTCACCCGCCTGATCCGCGCCCTCCTGCCCGACGACGGCGAGGTCGCCGGACTGCTGGCGCTGATGCTGCTCACCGAGGCCCGCCGCACCGCGCGCGTCTCGGGCTCCGGCGAACTGGTCCCGCTGGCCGAGCAGGACCGCGGGGCCTGGGACGCGTCGCTGATCGCCGAAGGGCACCGGCTGGTGCGCGAACGCCTCGCCGCTGCCGCCGCTGGCACCGCGCCGGGCCGCTACCAGATCCTCGCGGCGATCAACGCCGTGCACACGTCCGTCCGCGACATCCGCGACACCGACTGGTCGCAGGTCGTCGCCCTCTACGACCAGCTCGTCCGCCTCGACCCCTCGCCGATCGTCGCGCTGAACCGGGCGATCGCGGTCGCCGAACTCGACGGCCCGGACGTCGCCCTGGCAGCCGTCGACCGCCTAGAAGACCAGCTCGCCGACTACCACGCCTACCACGCCACCCGCGCCGACCTGCTCCGCCGACTGGGCCGCAGCGCCGAGGCGCGCACGGCCTACGACAGAGCCATACAACTAGCCGGCAACACCGCCGAGACCGCCTACCTGACCCGCCGCCGCGACCAACTGCACTAA
- a CDS encoding TetR/AcrR family transcriptional regulator, which yields MGDDGEAPRRRADALRNERTLLDAAAAVFVASGVEAPVRDIAARAGVGVATIYRHFPTRADLIIAVYRHQVEACAEAGTALLEGGTAPHATLGRWIDLFVDFLVAKHGLAAALRSDREEFDALHAYFLDRLLPVCARLIDAAVAAGEIHARLEAYDLMRGVGNLCIGADTDPRYDARRLVRLLIAGLRS from the coding sequence GTGGGAGACGACGGCGAGGCCCCGCGCAGGCGGGCGGACGCCCTGCGCAACGAGCGGACGCTGCTCGACGCCGCGGCGGCGGTCTTCGTGGCGTCCGGCGTCGAGGCGCCGGTCCGCGACATCGCAGCCCGCGCGGGCGTCGGCGTGGCCACGATTTACCGCCACTTCCCGACGCGGGCGGACCTCATCATCGCCGTCTACCGGCACCAGGTGGAGGCGTGCGCCGAGGCCGGGACCGCCCTGCTCGAAGGCGGCACGGCCCCCCACGCCACACTGGGCCGGTGGATCGACCTGTTCGTGGACTTCCTGGTCGCCAAGCACGGGCTCGCCGCCGCCCTGCGTTCCGACCGGGAGGAGTTCGACGCGCTGCACGCCTACTTCCTCGACCGGCTCCTGCCGGTGTGCGCGCGGCTGATCGACGCGGCCGTCGCGGCCGGAGAGATCCACGCCCGCCTGGAGGCCTACGACCTGATGCGCGGCGTCGGCAACCTCTGTATCGGCGCTGACACCGACCCGCGGTACGACGCCCGCCGCCTGGTGCGCCTCCTCATCGCGGGCCTCCGGTCATGA
- a CDS encoding aldo/keto reductase, with protein MQYRTLGRTGVRVSSLALGAMNFGQIGRTTQDEATAIVDAALDAGINVIDTADWYGRGESEEMVGKAIAGRRDDVVLATKAGMPMDDDPNHQGASRRWLVAELDRSLRRLGVDHVDLYQVHRWDPATSDEETLSALTDLQRAGKIRSFGSSTFPAYRIVQAQWAAREHHLSRYVTEQPSYSILQRGVEAHVLPVAEEYGLGVLAWSPLASGWLSGAVREGREVATHRAALLPDRFDLSLPHNRARLDAVERLARVAEEAGLTLIQLALGFVTAHPAVTVAIIGPRTQDHLRTQLAAADTVLPADVLDAIDAIVAPGIDLAPHEKFDTPPALLDPALRRR; from the coding sequence ATGCAGTACCGCACATTGGGCCGCACCGGGGTGCGGGTCAGCTCGCTCGCGCTCGGCGCGATGAACTTCGGCCAGATCGGACGCACCACGCAGGACGAGGCCACCGCCATCGTCGACGCGGCCCTGGACGCCGGGATCAACGTCATCGACACCGCCGACTGGTACGGCCGCGGCGAGTCCGAGGAGATGGTCGGCAAGGCCATCGCGGGCCGCCGCGACGACGTCGTCCTGGCCACCAAGGCGGGCATGCCGATGGACGACGACCCCAACCACCAAGGCGCGTCGCGCCGCTGGCTGGTCGCCGAACTGGACCGCAGCCTGCGCCGCCTCGGTGTCGACCACGTCGACCTCTACCAGGTCCACCGATGGGACCCGGCGACGAGCGACGAGGAGACGCTGTCGGCGCTGACCGATCTGCAACGCGCCGGAAAGATCCGCTCCTTCGGCTCATCGACGTTCCCCGCCTACCGGATCGTCCAGGCGCAGTGGGCCGCCCGGGAGCACCACCTGAGCCGCTACGTCACCGAGCAGCCGAGCTACTCGATCCTGCAGCGCGGCGTCGAGGCGCACGTGCTGCCGGTGGCCGAGGAGTACGGCCTCGGGGTGCTGGCGTGGAGCCCGCTGGCGTCCGGCTGGCTGTCGGGCGCGGTGCGCGAGGGCCGGGAGGTCGCCACGCACCGGGCGGCGCTGCTGCCCGACCGCTTCGACCTGTCGCTTCCGCACAACCGCGCCCGGCTTGACGCGGTGGAGCGGCTGGCGCGGGTCGCCGAGGAGGCCGGGCTGACGCTGATCCAGCTCGCGCTCGGCTTCGTCACGGCGCACCCGGCGGTGACCGTTGCGATCATCGGCCCCCGCACGCAGGACCACCTGCGGACCCAGCTCGCCGCCGCCGACACGGTGCTGCCCGCCGACGTCTTGGACGCGATCGACGCGATCGTCGCACCGGGCATCGACCTCGCCCCGCACGAGAAGTTCGACACCCCGCCCGCACTCCTCGACCCGGCCCTGCGCCGCCGCTGA
- a CDS encoding alpha/beta fold hydrolase, with the protein MSDLISNPVPALPLHDLDGFTHRWVDAGGVHLHAVEGGQPKGPAVVLLAGFPQNWRAWEKVMPGLTDRFHVIAIDLPGQGHSERPDDGYDTHTVAANVHAAVAEIGVHEYWLVAHDIGAWVAFSLALNYQSQLRGLVLLDAGIPGITLPETVPTDPARAHKTWHFAFHLVPDLPEILLAGREREYAHWFLTAKTFAPGTFDETDFDHYAAALATDGGLRASLAYYRAAHESARKNHQALSRQRLTFPVLGISSSHGSIPDMAASINPWADNITGLTIPDAGHFIPDEQPEAVAAALTTFMANGRNTPETCSGGR; encoded by the coding sequence GTGAGCGACTTGATCAGTAACCCGGTGCCCGCCCTGCCGCTGCACGACCTCGACGGCTTCACCCATCGCTGGGTCGACGCGGGAGGCGTCCATCTGCACGCGGTCGAAGGCGGCCAACCAAAAGGTCCGGCCGTGGTCCTGCTCGCCGGGTTCCCGCAGAACTGGCGAGCCTGGGAAAAGGTCATGCCCGGTCTCACCGACCGGTTCCACGTCATCGCCATCGACCTGCCCGGGCAAGGACACTCCGAACGCCCGGATGACGGCTACGACACCCACACCGTCGCCGCCAACGTCCATGCCGCCGTCGCGGAAATCGGAGTCCACGAATACTGGCTGGTCGCCCACGACATCGGCGCCTGGGTCGCTTTCTCCCTGGCGCTCAACTACCAGAGCCAACTGCGCGGACTCGTGCTGCTCGACGCCGGGATCCCCGGCATCACCCTCCCCGAGACCGTTCCCACCGACCCGGCTCGGGCGCACAAGACCTGGCACTTCGCGTTCCACCTCGTGCCCGACCTACCCGAGATCCTGCTCGCCGGACGCGAACGGGAGTACGCCCACTGGTTCCTGACGGCGAAGACCTTCGCTCCCGGCACCTTCGACGAGACCGACTTCGACCACTACGCGGCAGCCCTCGCCACCGACGGCGGCCTCCGAGCCTCCCTCGCCTACTACCGGGCAGCACACGAATCAGCACGCAAGAACCACCAGGCACTCAGTCGCCAACGCCTGACATTTCCCGTCCTCGGAATCTCCAGCAGCCACGGTTCCATCCCCGACATGGCAGCGTCCATCAATCCCTGGGCCGACAACATCACCGGACTCACCATCCCCGACGCCGGGCACTTCATCCCCGACGAACAACCCGAAGCCGTCGCCGCCGCGCTGACGACCTTCATGGCGAACGGCCGGAATACGCCAGAAACCTGTTCCGGTGGGCGGTAA
- a CDS encoding TetR/AcrR family transcriptional regulator has translation MAGKKQFDMDAALDAAMVQFWHAGYSDTSVDDLSRATGMNRSSIYSSFGDKDALFLRCLDRYAARYGEKYTAALSGADAEPVAAVRAFFDVTLERISDPALPNGCLVAQSAMTVPVLSPAIAARAEEALGSQHQRLRAALTSGRLTDREADAFAVHVAAVNQSLAVMSRAGTSPAQLQAVVDVTIDALAKTLREHD, from the coding sequence GTGGCAGGCAAGAAGCAGTTCGACATGGACGCGGCTCTCGACGCCGCGATGGTCCAGTTCTGGCACGCCGGGTACTCCGATACCTCGGTGGACGATCTGTCCCGGGCGACCGGCATGAACCGCAGCTCGATCTACTCCTCGTTCGGGGACAAGGACGCCCTCTTCCTGCGTTGCCTGGACCGCTATGCGGCGCGCTACGGCGAGAAGTACACCGCTGCCCTCTCGGGTGCCGACGCTGAGCCCGTCGCGGCCGTTCGCGCTTTCTTCGACGTCACATTGGAACGCATCTCCGATCCAGCGCTGCCCAACGGATGCCTGGTGGCCCAGTCGGCCATGACGGTCCCGGTGCTGAGCCCGGCGATCGCCGCGCGGGCGGAAGAGGCGCTCGGCTCCCAGCATCAGCGCCTGCGCGCGGCCCTCACAAGCGGGCGCCTCACCGATCGAGAAGCCGACGCCTTCGCCGTGCACGTGGCAGCCGTGAACCAGTCACTCGCGGTAATGAGCAGAGCCGGAACGAGCCCGGCACAACTCCAGGCCGTCGTTGATGTGACCATCGACGCGCTTGCCAAAACACTTCGGGAACACGACTAG
- a CDS encoding recombinase family protein, with protein sequence MVAGRAPWSADALVPALDRLGGVHLPLGGSMYDPSDPMSKMFFNVLAMFVEFEADLLMRTREGIAVARFCGKLKGRAREPTARYRRLPSPN encoded by the coding sequence TTGGTCGCGGGCCGGGCGCCCTGGTCGGCCGACGCCCTCGTCCCCGCGCTCGACCGACTCGGCGGCGTCCACCTTCCGCTGGGCGGCAGCATGTACGACCCCTCCGACCCCATGTCGAAAATGTTCTTCAACGTGCTGGCGATGTTCGTCGAGTTCGAGGCCGATCTGCTGATGCGCACACGCGAGGGCATCGCCGTCGCCCGCTTTTGCGGCAAACTCAAAGGCCGCGCACGCGAGCCGACCGCACGCTACCGGCGACTACCATCACCGAACTGA